Within the Plasmodium relictum strain SGS1 genome assembly, chromosome: 12 genome, the region tttctcatataaaacaaaaaaaaatattataaattataatactgacaaatgtaaaataaaaaatattcagaGTTATAAGAATTAAagagataataaaaatatatatcaatATATGAGAAAAAACTGTTAGCGTATTCATTAAATggttaaagaaaaaaagaaatattactacatatatatatttcgaAAATAAATACAGAATATATtcacaaaaacaaaaaaaaataatttatgaaaataaagagaattatagattttatttatgtcattattctaaatttatttttttattttgttaaatagaataaaatgtATGCATAAGGAAAATGTTTTatgaaatgataaaaaaaaaaattatgaaagttttaaaaattaactttaattgttaaatacttttttaaataaggaatttaaatttatttgatttaaaaCGTTACCAACAACTTTATGTTGCTCTTTTGAACATTtccaaaaattaaataagttataaaaagataaaaataagcaTAAAAAGCATAACAAAAACCAGCATACTTGTAATGATATTAACATTTGAATTGTCTGTATTAaccatataaaaaaatttacatacaAAGAATaccaaaatatatttttatctaatttatTTAGCAAGTTTTCTTCTAATGAATGAAAAACAATTTTGTTAGAGTAATCATCATTTACATCTATCCACCATATCATTTTTACTAGAAaccttttaaaaatataaaaaattttgaaaatagtCAAACAAACATAtgcatatatacatatatatagctCTAATTCTAAGTTAAAGAGAAATACATATTCAAtagtattaataataaattattataaaaaaaataaaaaagagttCCAATATAATCGttttatttcaatatttcttttagtcttttttttttttttttttaccttccggttatatttttaactaaataaaaatctaatgaaactaaaaaaaagGTTATTGCAAATGTTACAATaaaatcattttcttttgatTTTTCGTTTCTAAATATTAAAGGCCCTATaaaataactaaaaaaaatttaaataattatttttttttagaaatatatatatgtatatctTATTACATAAAATGAAGAATTGATACAAttcttattaaaatataaattattataagtCTTTAAATATCtaaaacatatttatatttttaatatgatAAATCTTACAAGAATACTgacaaaaatttaaataaaatatgaatgaAACATATATATGGGTGTTTAgtattttgaaaaaagaattttaaatagtaatttatttcatttctaTTAATTGAATTAGAGTTATTTGAATCTGTATGAATACTCATTGCTTCATCTATTTTGGATGGAAAATTTAATATcttatcttcattttcatcagtttcaaaaatattattgttCATTTTcgttatttataaataaataatttcaatTATGAATACATATGTGTGAAGAGAACAAAAAgcttttaaaaaagtaaaaataaaaataaaaaattaaaaaatgccttttaatatttttataaataaattcatattttacttaaaaacttattaaaatatattgtatttgcttttttttttttttacacagtatttgtaaaaatataattttttcttttacctaaatataaattatttttttctacttatattttttagaaaaaaataatttttcaaaaaataatctATCCGTGAAATTATATGTTTTGactcaaaaaaatattgaaacaAATgcgtatttttttttttttaaataaaaaaaaaacaaaattatattattataatgtgtttaaaaaaaatatgcgttaaatatattttaattatccttaaaattatgtaaatatttacattaattttttaattttcactGTTCTGgcttaatattttaaatcaagaacatttcttttaattatttaaaaaaaaaatagataattcCTAAACAAAAccttaaaataatttatatgttaaattaactataaattaaaatatcaatgcataaatgtataaattgttaaaaaaaatttcattttaatcGTGCTTTACTCTTAATTTaactttttcctttttcttcataaagatacatgaaatatttttcgctaaaattttttttttttttgtgttaatatatatttataaacaataatgaagaaaaaatgtaaataaagtCACAAGTATTATTGAagtttattctatttttgaaatataaatGCATTATcgcttaaaatatataaacattccctttgtataaatatttttaaattgaaaTATGTTAACTActgaaatttttaattatattaaatatctTTAAGAgtgattatttaaaaatttaaattatataagtaaaatatatatataatatatagatattttttaatttgtatgAATTAAAGAATGTATGAagatttaaaagaattaagtaaatatgaatataaagaAGAATCCGATAGTAATTCACAAACTTCTGATTCAGAAGAAGATGAAATTGAAGAAGAAAtagatatttatttaaacaatataaacgaaaataatttaaataatataaatacatatttaataCAATATCCCCTACGACCAAAATATAGGCCTTATAATTTTACAAATAgtat harbors:
- the TVP23 gene encoding golgi apparatus membrane protein TVP23, putative; protein product: MNNNIFETDENEDKILNFPSKIDEAMSIHTDSNNSNSINRNEINYYLKFFFQNTKHPYICFIHILFKFLSVFFYFIGPLIFRNEKSKENDFIVTFAITFFLVSLDFYLVKNITGRFLVKMIWWIDVNDDYSNKIVFHSLEENLLNKLDKNIFWYSLYVNFFIWLIQTIQMLISLQVCWFLLCFLCLFLSFYNLFNFWKCSKEQHKVVGNVLNQINLNSLFKKVFNN